From the genome of Lotus japonicus ecotype B-129 chromosome 6, LjGifu_v1.2, one region includes:
- the LOC130722962 gene encoding glucan endo-1,3-beta-glucosidase, basic isoform, giving the protein MSSFTRTQCFSLATLLLLLTTNLHIADAQIGVCYGMMGNNLPSANEVVALYKSNNIRRMRLYDPNQAALQALRDSGIELILGVPNSDLQSLATNADNARNWVQRNVLNFWPSVRIKYIAVGNEVSPVGGAPTQWMAQYVLPATQNIYQAIRAQGLHDQIKVTTAIDTTLIGNSYPPSQGSFRSDVRSYLDPFIGYLVYAGAPLLVNVYPYFSHIGNPRDVSLSYALFTSPNIVAQDGQYGYQNLFDAMLDAVHAAIDNTKIGYVEVVVSESGWPSDGGSATSYDNARIYLDNLIRHVGRGTPRRPNKPTETYIFAMFDENQKSPEYEKHFGLFSANKQKKYPFGFGGERRWGVLGDEFNATSTVSLKSDM; this is encoded by the exons ATGTCTTCCTTCACTAGAACCCAGTGCTTCTCATTGGCTACCCTCCTCCTTCTATTGACAACAAATCTTCACATTGCAG ATGCTCAAATAGGTGTTTGTTATGGCATGATGGGCAACAACCTCCCATCGGCAAACGAAGTTGTTGCTCTTTACAAATCAAATAACATCCGGAGAATGCGCCTCTATGATCCAAACCAAGCAGCCCTCCAAGCCCTTCGAGACTCCGGTATCGAGCTCATCCTCGGTGTTCCCAACTCCGACCTCCAAAGCCTCGCCACCAACGCCGACAACGCACGCAACTGGGTGCAGAGAAACGTCCTCAACTTCTGGCCAAGCGTTAGGATCAAGTACATCGCGGTCGGCAATGAAGTGAGCCCTGTCGGAGGCGCCCCAACCCAATGGATGGCACAATATGTTCTCCCTGCCACCCAAAACATATACCAAGCCATAAGAGCACAGGGTCTCCATGACCAAATCAAGGTCACAACCGCAATTGACACGACCCTCATTGGAAACTCTTACCCTCCATCACAAGGATCCTTCAGGAGTGATGTGAGGTCCTACCTTGACCCTTTCATAGGCTACTTGGTCTATGCAGGAGCACCTCTACTTGTCAATGTGTACCCTTACTTCAGCCATATTG GTAACCCACGTGACGTTTCACTTTCCTACGCGCTCTTCACATCCCCAAACATCGTCGCACAGGATGGCCAATACGGGTACCAGAACCTGTTTGATGCAATGCTTGACGCAGTTCATGCAGCAATTGATAACACCAAGATTGGTTATGTGGAGGTTGTTGTGTCTGAGAGCGGGTGGCCTTCCGATGGAGGCTCCGCCACGTCATATGACAACGCGAGAATCTACCTTGATAATTTGATTCGTCACGTTGGTAGAGGTACTCCGAGGAGGCCAAACAAGCCTACAGAGACTTACATTTTTGCCATGTTTGATGAGAATCAGAAGAGCCCTGAATATGAGAAGCATTTTGGGTTGTTCTCTGCTAACAAACAAAAGAAGTATCCATTTGGATTTGGTGGAGAAAGGAGATGGGGAGTTTTGGGTGATGAGTTCAATGCAACCTCCACCGTTTCCCTTAAGAGTGACATGTAA
- the LOC130725624 gene encoding uncharacterized protein LOC130725624 produces the protein MHHGYFLIQFDLEDDREKAMVGAPWMIYDHYLAVKPWTPDFVDANSTISTTAVWIRIPGLGFQFYDESILLTLASAVGTPIKVDMNTTDTRRGKYARVCVEINLNQPVLGRAGLRGVWYNIEYEGMHLLCSNCGCYGHLASNCQRTPVPKPTSQPAPATTASMGTPTAAAAEPSQETLGTETQMAENVIAGEKSANIDCPDAAHGDWMTVTRKGWKNLNASTKKQSTQNQKQSRASSGEKNEQNQVDSNGEKNSITSGALVFE, from the coding sequence ATGCACCATGGCTACTTTCTTATTCAATTTGACCTTGAGGATGATAGAGAGAAAGCTATGGTTGGGGCACCATGGATGATCTATGATCATTATCTTGCGGTTAAGCCTTGGACGCCAGACTTTGTCGATGCGAATTCTACAATAAGCACCACTGCAGTTTGGATTCGTATCCCAGGCCTTGGGTTCCAATTTTATGATGAAAGTATTCTTCTGACTCTAGCCTCCGCCGTGGGGACGCCGATCAAAGTCGACATGAATACGACAGATACGCGAAGGGGAAAGTATGCAAGGGTGTGTGTTGAAATTAACCTGAACCAGCCAGTACTGGGAAGGGCTGGGCTCCGGGGTGTATGGTACAATATCGAATATGAAGGGATGCACTTGTTATGCTCGAACTGCGGATGCTATGGTCATCTTGCAAGCAACTGCCAGAGGACACCGGTGCCAAAACCAACGTCTCAACCAGCCCCAGCGACGACGGCTTCCATGGGGACTCCTACGGCGGCGGCGGCTGAACCTAGCCAGGAAACCCTAGGAACGGAGACTCAGATGGCAGAGAACGTTATTGCAGGCGAGAAATCCGCGAATATTGATTGCCCGGATGCTGCTCACGGTGATTGGATGACAGTCACGAGAAAAGGGTGGAAGAATTTAAACGCTTCAACCAAGAAGCAATCAACGCAAAATCAGAAGCAGTCTCGCGCGTCTTCAGGAGAGAAAAATGAGCAGAATCAGGTGGATAGTAATGGAGAAAAGAACAGTATCACAAGTGGGGCCCTAGTATTCGAATGA
- the LOC130726064 gene encoding UDP-glycosyltransferase 79B30-like produces the protein MDSPSLNIAMYPWLALGHQTAFMQLSNKLAKKGHKITFFTPPKAQTKLEPFNLHPHLITFITITIPHVEGLPPNAESTSDVPYPLATHIMTAMDLTQPDIEAHLCNLKPDIVLYDFTHWMPKLARGLGIKAVHYCTISSVMVGYTLTPARYHRATNLTEFDIMQPPPGYPGSSITLHAHEARAFAAKRKETYGSNVLFHDRQYIAFTEADALGYRSCREIEGPYLDYIESQFKKPVLPSGPAILEPPKSGLDEKWASWLAGFKPGSVVYCCFGSECNLRPDLFKELVLGLELTGMPFLAALKPPFGFESVEAALPEGFQERVKGRGVVHGGWVQQQLILEHPSVGCFVTHCGSGSLSEALVNKCQLVLLPNVGDQILNARMMANNLQVGVEVEKGEEDGLYTKESVCKAVSIVMDDENETSKKVRDNHARIRETLLNKDLESSYIDNFCKKLQELVDEKPNF, from the coding sequence ATGGATTCACCTTCTTTGAACATAGCAATGTATCCATGGCTAGCTCTTGGTCATCaaactgcattcatgcaacTATCCAACAAGCTAGCCAAAAAAGGCCACAAAATCACTTTCTTCACCCCCCCAAAAGCACAAACCAAGTTAGAGCCATTCAATCTCCACCCTCATCTTATCAccttcatcaccatcaccattcCTCATGTTGAAGGCCTACCTCCTAATGCAGAATCCACCTCAGATGTGCCTTACCCTTTAGCAACACACATCATGACTGCCATGGATCTAACACAGCCTGATATAGAAGCTCATCTCTGCAACCTCAAACCTGACATTGTCCTCTATGATTTCACTCACTGGATGCCAAAGTTGGCTAGAGGTTTGGGCATCAAAGCTGTGCATTACTGTACTATTAGCTCTGTCATGGTGGGTTACACTCTCACCCCAGCAAGGTACCATAGAGCAACCAACCTAACTGAATTTGACATCATGCAGCCTCCTCCAGGGTACCCTGGTTCATCCATCACTCTGCATGCACATGAAGCACGAGCCTTTGCTGCAAAAAGGAAAGAAACTTATGGCAGCAATGTTCTTTTCCATGATCGCCAGTACATTGCTTTTACTGAAGCTGATGCGTTGGGATACAGAAGTTGCAGAGAAATTGAAGGACCTTACCTTGATTACATAGAAAGCCAGTTCAAGAAACCTGTGCTTCCCTCAGGACCAGCTATACTGGAGCCACCAAAGTCTGGTTTGGATGAGAAATGGGCTTCATGGCTTGCAGGGTTCAAACCAGGTTCAGTAGTTTATTGCTGTTTTGGAAGTGAATGCAATTTAAGGCCAGATCTATTCAAGGAACTAGTGCTTGGTCTTGAGCTCACAGGTATGCCATTCTTGGCAGCTTTGAAACCCCCCTTTGGGTTTGAGTCTGTTGAAGCAGCACTACCAGAGGGGTTTCAAGAGAGGGTTAAAGGAAGAGGGGTTGTGCATGGTGGATGGGTTCAGCAGCAATTGATTTTGGAACACCCTTCTGTGGGGTGCTTTGTTACTCATTGTGGATCAGGCTCTTTGTCAGAGGCATTGGTGAATAAGTGTCAATTGGTGCTGTTACCAAATGTTGGTGACCAGATCCTCAATGCGAGGATGATGGCCAACAACTTGCAAGTTGGGGTGGAAGTGGAGAAAGGTGAAGAAGATGGATTGTATACTAAGGAGAGTGTCTGCAAAGCTGTGAGCATTGTGATGGATGATGAGAATGAAACCAGCAAAAAAGTCAGGGATAACCATGCTAGGATTAGAGAGACACTGCTCAACAAAGATTTAGAGTCTTCTTATATTGACAATTTCTGCAAAAAGCTTCAAGAGCTTGTTGATGAAAAACCCAACTTTTGA